In Aedes albopictus strain Foshan chromosome 3, AalbF5, whole genome shotgun sequence, the following are encoded in one genomic region:
- the LOC109427333 gene encoding serine protease inhibitor 88Ea has protein sequence MRNLPAIVLLLVALSARTIHGQCLAQDDNIQHTKADNPLSRNRLYKGESIFTLKLLEAINTATPTENVFFSPYSLYHVLLLAYFGARTETEKMLRTGLELHWTEDKPVVWQAYNIGKKSLAARFGQSADIQFTSVDKLFFGKQVAIRECMEDKFFEEIEKLDFEKDADGQRLYINNWVENVTQGEIKDLLIPGSITKQTKLAIANAAYFKGTWQTEFKPDQTNKEIFYVSSERQAFVDMMHVLGTFNHAANEKLGCHVLEMPYKGQDESTRISMFVFLPPAAPNSLDKVLARLTSDTGILSEIVNEGIPRMVDVKFPKFSIEKTVELKPVLERLGLGKMFENGADFSAFSDKEQIGFDEILQKSKIEVNEKGSTAASSTVLFSFRSSRPVEPAMFHCNHPFVFLIYDYGTQAVLFNGVYRQPE, from the exons ATGAGGAATCTCCCAGCCATCGTGCTACTCTTGGTAGCACTATCAGCCCGCACCATCCACGGTCAGTGTCTGGCCCAGGACGACAACATTCAGCACACAAAGGCGGACAATCCGCTGTCCCGGAATCGACTGTACAAGGGTGAATCCATTTTCACCCTGAAACTGCTGGAGGCCATCAACACCGCCACCCCAACGGAGAATGTGTTCTTCTCGCCGTACAGTCTTTACCATGTGCTGCTGTTGGCTTACTTTGGAGCGAGAACCGAAACGGAGAAAATGCTTCGGACTGGCCTGGAACTGCACTGGACCGAAGACAAGCCAGTCGTTTGGCAGGCGTACAACATTGGCAAGAAGTCGTTGGCAGCTCGATTCGGCCAGAGCGCGGACATTCAGTTCACCTCGGTCGACAAGCTATTCTTCGGCAAGCAGGTCGCCATCCGTGAGTGCATGGAGGACAAATTCTTCGAGGAAATCGAAAAGCTAGACTTCGAAAAGGATGCCGACGGTCAACGGCTGTACATCAACAACTGGGTGGAGAATGTTACCCAGGGTGAGATTAAGGACCTGCTGATCCCTGGATCCATCACCAAGCAGACCAAACTGGCCATTGCCAATGCTGCCTACTTCAAG gGAACTTGGCAGACTGAATTCAAGCCAGATCAAACCAACAAGGAAATCTTCTACGTTTCCAGTGAACGCCAAGCGTTCGTCGACATGATGCATGTCTTGGGAACCTTCAACCACG CTGCCAACGAGAAGCTCGGCTGTCACGTCCTGGAGATGCCCTACAAGGGTCAGGACGAATCAACTCGCATTTCGATGTTCGTCTTCTTGCCACCGGCTGCCCCGAACTCTCTGGATAAGGTGTTGGCCCGGCTGACCTCCGACACCGGCATCCTAAGTGAAATCGTCAACGAAGGCATCCCCCGCATGGTGGACGTCAAGTTCCCCAAGTTCAGCATCGAGAAGACCGTCGAGCTCAAGCCGGTCCTGGAACGGCTAGGTCTGGGCAAAATGTTCGAGAACGGTGCTGATTTCTCGGCTTTCTCGGATAAGGAGCAGATCGGCTTCgacgaaatcctccagaagtcgaAGATCGAAGTCAACGAGAAGGGCTCGACGGCCGCCTCCAGTACGGTGCTGTTCAGCTTCCGGTCGTCGCGGCCCGTTGAACCGGCCATGTTCCACTGTAACCATCCGTTCGTTTTCCTCATCTACGATTATGGCACCCAAGCGGTGCTGTTCAACGGTGTCTACCGCCAGCCGGAGTAA